The Brassica napus cultivar Da-Ae chromosome C7, Da-Ae, whole genome shotgun sequence genome has a segment encoding these proteins:
- the LOC106407748 gene encoding uncharacterized protein LOC106407748 has translation MAIDTAELLGLKMEPSKDSFTFVDSSRVNSAGMIKNVKVEIGEYIILVDFHAMVIKSGKTSPLLFGRAFMATVGAVCDLKRNKICLTNVDETVFYDPMEKKKSEEVISCIEMIEDPGPTTDFNREPAILESVSVDIRIAASVDFQSSESTDNQTSASDDSQSSKLIDTKLSASVNNLRLSEHPRLKSLSVGEGPRKERRKRKRM, from the coding sequence ATGGCCATAGACACTGCTGAGCTATTAGGACTGAAGATGGAACCTTCTAAAGATAGTTTCACTTTCGTGGATAGCTCCCGAGTAAACTCAGCAGGCATGATCAAGAATGTTAAGGTGGAGATAGGGGAATACATTATCCTTGTGGACTTTCATGCTATGGTTATCAAATCAGGCAAGACATCTCCACTTCTTTTTGGAAGAGCCTTCATGGCTACAGTGGGGGCAGTTTGTGATCTTAAGAGAAATAAGATATGTCTGACTAATGTTGATGAAACTGTCTTCTATGATCCCatggaaaagaagaaaagtgaGGAGGTTATTTCATGCATAGAGATGATTGAAGATCCAGGACCTACAACTGATTTCAATCGCGAGCCCGCAATACTAGAATCAGTGTCGGTCGACATTAGAATTGCAGCATCGGTCGACTTCCAGTCCTCAGAATCGACCGACAATCAGACTTCAGCATCAGACGACTCTCAGTCTTCAAAATTGATCGACACGAAGCTTTCAGCATCGGTCAACAACCTCCGACTTTCCGAACACCCGAGACTGAAAAGTCTAAGTGTGGGGGAAGGaccaagaaaagaaagaagaaaaagaaaacgaaTGTAG